The Hydrogenobacter sp. T-2 region GTCCACCATAAGAGGAGTGACCGCATCCTGCCACTGGGATACAAAGACCTTTGCATGGGAAAAACCTAACAGAAAAACCAAAAAAAGAAATATGACTAACATAAGAAAATCTTAAGCCTATTTCATCCTGCTTGCAAGCTCTTGGAGAACCTCCTCTATGCCTATGCCTCTTATGGTAAGCATAAGGATAAGGTGGTAGAACATGTCAGAGACCTCCGCCCTTATCTCCTCTGGAATGCCTCTCTTTAGTGCTATGAGGGTCTCTATGGCTTCTTCGCCAAACTTTTGTAGCACACGGTCTTCTCCCTCCCTGTATAGCCTTACCGTATAGGAGTCTTCTGGCATTTCCTCAAGCCTTTGACGTATTATCTCCTGTAGCCTTTGCAAGGCTTCAAAGGGTAAGACCCTTTTTACCTCTCTTCCTTCAGGGTCTCTAAAAAAGCAGTTTCTTTCACCCGTATGGCAGGCTCTGTTTTTTTCTTGCTCTATTATGTATAGCACCGCATCCTCGTCGCAGTCCACTCGCACCTCAATGACT contains the following coding sequences:
- the hisIE gene encoding bifunctional phosphoribosyl-AMP cyclohydrolase/phosphoribosyl-ATP diphosphatase HisIE, with translation MLRLKFNQEGLIPVIAQDYRTGEIRMFAWANEEAIEKTLQTGYAHYYSRSRKSVWKKGETSGELQKVIEVRVDCDEDAVLYIIEQEKNRACHTGERNCFFRDPEGREVKRVLPFEALQRLQEIIRQRLEEMPEDSYTVRLYREGEDRVLQKFGEEAIETLIALKRGIPEEIRAEVSDMFYHLILMLTIRGIGIEEVLQELASRMK